The following proteins are encoded in a genomic region of Ctenopharyngodon idella isolate HZGC_01 chromosome 12, HZGC01, whole genome shotgun sequence:
- the slc16a12b gene encoding monocarboxylate transporter 12-B, with protein sequence MAQERKKGGVLPPDGGWGWMIVAGCFVVTVCTRAVTRCISIFFVEFQMHFARDYSGTAWIHSLVDCTTMLCAPLGSLIGNRLSCRIAVILGGFLASIGLVLSSFATSLEYLYLTLGVVTGLGFALCYTPSIAMVGIYFCERKALAYGIAMSGSGIGTFILAPVVQLLIEHYSWRGALLILGGFVSNLCVCGALLRPIVLKEEEACPLPVDSECGYSIKPPAVNGVHTGKAEGDKLEVNAKQRCLQSMQEYNFLLMPDFLVLAGSFLLLASGCSLPFVYLVPYALDVGVGHQHAAFLMSILGVIDIVGNITFGWLTDRRCLKKYRNICYMFAVGMEGLCCLFIPLLRTFVLLVPFSVLYGYFDGGYVALIPVVTSDVVGTTYLSSALGVVYFLHAVPYLVSPPIGGWLVDTTGTYTATFFLSGFALISSSLLLFSVAVIRHCRRNQKNSLSKDPKLVSCEGKQVDYFTSKNKDLTIIFPATS encoded by the exons ATGGCACAGGAAAGGAAGAAAGGAGGGGTCCTTCCTCCGGATGGAGGCTGGGGATGGATGATCGTGGCTGGCTGCTTTGTGGTAACTGTTTGCACAAGAGCTGTTACGAG ATGCATCTCCATATTCTTCGTTGAGTTTCAAATGCACTTTGCAAGAGATTACTCTGGGACAGCATGGATTCATTCATTAGTGGACTGCACAACCATGCTGTGTG CTCCACTCGGAAGCCTGATTGGGAATCGGTTGTCATGCCGCATAGCTGTAATACTAGGAGGATTCCTGGCCTCAATAGGACTAGTCCTCAGCTCCTTCGCCACAAGTCTGGAATATCTTTACCTTACCCTGGGAGTGGTAACTG GGCTTGGCTTCGCCCTTTGCTATACTCCATCTATTGCCATGGTCGGGATCTATTTCTGTGAGAGGAAGGCTTTGGCCTATGGCATTGCCATGTCTGGCAGTGGCATTGGGACCTTCATCCTGGCCCCAGTAGTACAGCTGCTAATCGAACACTATTCATGGCGTGGGGCCCTCCTCATTTTAGGGGGCTTCGTGTCTAACCTGTGTGTTTGTGGAGCTCTGTTACGGCCCATCGTTCTAAAGGAAGAGGAGGCCTGTCCTCTTCCAGTGGACTCAGAGTGTGGGTATAGCATTAAACCGCCTGCAGTAAATGGCGTTCATACAGGGAAGGCTGAAGGCGATAAATTAGAAGTGAATGCTAAACAACGCTGCCTTCAGTCCATGCAAGAATACAACTTCCTGCTCATGCCTGACTTCCTGGTGCTGGCAGGCTCTTTCCTGCTGCTGGCCAGTGGGTGCAGTCTGCCATTTGTGTACCTAGTGCCGTACGCACTGGATGTAGGTGTTGGTCATCAGCATGCTGCCTTCCTGATGTCCATACTAGGGGTCATTGACATCGTTGGAAACATCACATTTGGCTGGCTCACTGACAGAAG GTGTCTGAAGAAGTACAGGAATATATGTTACATGTTTGCTGTGGGAATGGAGGGACTATGTTGTCTTTTTATCCCCCTTTTACGCACATTTGTCTTGCTGGTACCCTTCTCTGTGCTCTATGGGTACTTTGATGGAGGTTATGTTGCCCTTATTCCTGTGGTAACATCAGATGTTGTAGGGACAACATACCTCTCTTCAGCTCTCGGGGTTGTGTACTTCCTTCACGCTGTTCCCTATCTGGTCAGCCCACCCATTGGAG gTTGGTTGGTTGACACCACAGGGACTTACACAGCAACATTCTTTTTGAGTGGGTTCGCCCTGATCTCAAGCTCTCTCCTGTTGTTCTCAGTTGCCGTTATTCGCCATTGCCGGAGAAACCAAAAGAACAGCCTGAGCAAAGACCCAAAATTGGTGTCATGTGAAGGCAAACAAGTGGACTATTTTACgtctaaaaataaagacttgACAATAATTTTTCCAGCCACTTCCTAG